A region of Verrucomicrobiota bacterium DNA encodes the following proteins:
- a CDS encoding response regulator → MSPNLWTGLKKGTGMSADQPTTAPKGSLLIVDDEPSIAKYMGLVLAREGYHVLTAFNAEQAWELFQQSAPQIRAVVTDIAMPGDWNGLELARRVRQASPGTPVLLVSGYEPPGSLDACNGLLSKPFTADLLRSTVRRMVA, encoded by the coding sequence AAACCTGTGGACCGGTCTAAAAAAAGGCACGGGAATGTCGGCTGACCAGCCAACCACAGCTCCGAAAGGATCACTGCTTATCGTGGATGATGAACCTTCTATCGCCAAATACATGGGCTTGGTGCTGGCGCGGGAAGGTTACCATGTGCTGACGGCGTTCAACGCTGAGCAGGCCTGGGAACTCTTCCAGCAATCGGCCCCACAGATACGCGCGGTCGTGACTGACATCGCGATGCCCGGCGATTGGAACGGGCTGGAACTGGCGCGCCGGGTCCGGCAGGCGTCACCGGGCACGCCGGTGCTTCTCGTAAGCGGCTATGAGCCGCCGGGATCTTTGGACGCGTGCAACGGCCTCTTGTCGAAGCCGTTTACTGCAGACCTGTTGCGCAGCACCGTCCGCCGCATGGTCGCCTGA